The following coding sequences lie in one Apium graveolens cultivar Ventura chromosome 3, ASM990537v1, whole genome shotgun sequence genomic window:
- the LOC141712061 gene encoding uncharacterized protein LOC141712061, which translates to MLPVSVSTTPTGGGHSEDYAPITADSFTKDGIKVSVGDCAIFKPHKDAPTFVGMIHRLILTKEDHLSLSVCLLYRPPEVILVKGPLLEAAPNEVFYSFHKFEIPAASLIHPCKVAFLRKGVEIPSGLSPFVCRRVYDTGARSIRWLTDKDYVKERQKEVDQLLDKTSKAIEMYAAAQPGGRSPKTLNGPQLKPSSDSAPNSSSSYHSQAKGKKRELVVQGSDSAKRERTCKADDADSGQLRPDQMLKLEIDKITDRGGLTDFEGVVKLVQLMQPDSSMKKLDLACRIVLANVIAVTDRFDCLTRFVQLRGLPILDDWLQQVHKGKLGDNCSPKEGDKSVDDFLLSLLRALDKLPVNLHALQTCNIGKSVNHLRTHRNSEIQKKARSLVDTWKKRVEAEMNMIDAKSGSSRGGSWPTKSVNSEVSNVVGRRNGEPTEPGVINSNVECGVSKIQSAKPGSSDKFSVGSPVTAKQSPSVTASNVASAKDLSTVALAGAASSDAPLTAIKEDKSNSSSQSQNNSQSCSSEYGKTVSCREEARSSTAISVGGNKMSSGGTRNRKVNNSQNGTAVQGIQKEINIEKMSSDHRSLSFEKSSPTGLTSERTSDALNVDNGNSRRLIVRLPNTVRSPACSGSGGSAEDVSATLGKDSPLMQVEEHLGHDGKLKGKMGTFQRNGALNVNGDTNQPKDGLPVSEDANVSSVGLNCDKQSRGAECSEKLTETPKDTRSPSRIAAKSGKSYEALFSSMNALVDSCVKVSEANVTASVGDDVGMNLLASVAAGEISRSNVSPSGSSGRKSSLPEESCSGNGMRLRQTDEVRDESEDHHKELANGDAIIGHARSNNSDTKPGAKCTDVPMGKKLSMDSKIALLGCVEKNVDCDAVLDTCNGPVPVSHDKPPEPVQENAAAVLSKNDKKVNAAGNEFDQFQEPRSSTHTRARDVNSLNSKLEGGTDTSLETLEVNEGPLPPDDATTHANMEVKANEESPSCSSSGRSDEDEKTVKKFSGRLEKTEDAELPCLPGTVASRDPEAVKDVEKNLQKKLGEDQRLGLSPSTPHHASETSQNSEKKDLNNFHRSGSPAKTTALPVLDSKQPIKSSRDKSDVAEEFICSRDISSAPASLSDSTVKLDFDLNEGLPFDDGSSGELIKLPDAGNMSSVTLPFPLPVPISLAEGRPPSVTVASAAKGPFVPPENPLRLKGELGWRGSAATSAFRPAEPRKNMDMPLCTANVPLAGNSASKQSRPRLDFDLNIPDQRAMEEVAPKKPVPTCSETRQSGHISSGLDLDLNTCDDSPEIGHFSVSSCGTEMPKRPGGSSLYGAESNTSRDFDLNNGPGPDEGGSEAAPHATNSISFSSSVASVRMNNMELGSFAWIPPGVSYSPLAMPPILPGRGDQNFPTHPSASSQRIMLPPGNTSFCPELYRGTVLSSSPAVGYSPNIPFQYPGLFPFETNFPLSSNSYSGISTPFVDSSTGGPHSLPAIPSQLMRPTGMASTHYTRPFVMSLPGSTSIVPESKRWGTQGLDLNAGPGGTELDRRDERLPSGMRQLPLSASQALPDEQLKLYQQMAGGMVKRKEPDGGFDGDRINYKHPPWQ; encoded by the exons ATGTTGCCGGTCTCCGTTTCAACCACGCCGACCGGAGGAGGTCACTCTGAAGATTATGCTCCAATCACTGCTGATTCTTTCACAAAG GATGGGATCAAGGTTTCTGTTGGGGATTGTGCAATTTTCAAGCCACACAAAGATGCGCCCACATTTGTTGGAATGATCCATAGATTAATTTTAACAAAAGAAGATCATTTGAGTTTGTCTGTTTGTTTGCTCTACCGACCTCCTGAAGTAATTCTTGTAAAAGGTCCTCTGCTGGAAGCAGCACCAAACGAGGTGTTTTACTCTTTTCACAAGTTCGAGATACCCGCTGCATCATTAATCCATCCGTGTAAAGTTGCATTTCTTCGTAAAGGTGTTGAAATTCCTTCAGGTTTATCCCCATTTGTGTGTAGACGAGTGTATGATACTGGAGCAAGGTCTATACGGTGGTTGACCGACAAAGATTATGTTAAA GAACGTCAGAAAGAAGTAGATCAACTCTTAGACAAGACAAGTAAAGCAATAGAAATGTATGCAGCTGCGCAGCCAGGAGGTCGTTCTCCGAAAACATTAAATGGTCCACAGTTGAAGCCTAGTTCTGATAGCGCTCCGAACAGTTCATCCTCGTATCATTCTCAGGCTAAAGGAAAGAAGAGGGAGCTGGTTGTTCAAGGATCTGATTCAGCAAAACGTGAGCGTACTTGTAAAGCAGACGACGCAGATTCTGGTCAGCTTCGCCCAGATCAGATGTTAAAGCTTGAGATTGATAAGATAACAGATAGAGGCGGCCTTACAGATTTTGAAGGGGTTGTTAAACTGGTGCAACTAATGCAACCCGATAGTTCAATGAAAAAGCTAGATTTAGCTTGTCGAATTGTACTGGCCAATGTAATTGCTGTAACAGATAGGTTTGATTGTCTTACTAGGTTTGTTCAGCTCAGGGGTTTGCCCATATTGGATGACTGGCTTCAGCAGGTTCACAAGGGAAAACTTGGTGATAACTGTAGTCCCAAAGAAGGTGATAAATCTGTTGATGATTTTCTCTTATCGTTGCTCCGAGCACTGGATAAACTTCCGGTGAACCTTCATGCACTGCAAACATGTAACATTGGGAAATCTGTGAACCATTTACGTACTCACAGGAATTCTGAAATACAGAAGAAAGCCAGGAGTTTAGTTGACACATGGAAGAAACGAGTTGAGGCTGAAATGAATATGATTGATGCAAAGTCTGGCTCAAGCCGTGGTGGTTCATGGCCAActaaatctgtaaattctgaagTTTCTAATGTTGTTGGTCGTCGGAATGGAGAACCCACCGAGCCTGGTGTTATAAATTCCAATGTGGAATGTGGTGTCTCTAAAATTCAGTCTGCCAAACCTGGCTCTAGTGATAAGTTCTCTGTTGGTTCTCCTGTCACAGCAAAACAGTCACCATCTGTGACTGCATCAAACGTGGCTAGTGCTAAGGATTTGAGTACTGTAGCATTGGCTGGTGCAGCATCTTCTGATGCCCCCCTTACAGCCATTAAAGAGGACAAGAGTAACAGTTCCAGCCAGTCCCAAAACAATAGTCAGTCCTGTTCAAGTGAATATGGAAAAACCGTCTCTTGTAGGGAAGAGGCAAGAAGCTCAACTGCTATATCTGTTGGTGGTAATAAGATGTCTAGCGGGGGTACACGCAATCGAAAGGTGAACAATAGCCAGAACGGGACAGCTGTCCAAGGGATTCAAAAGGAAATTAATATTGAAAAGATGAGTTCTGACCATAGGAGTTTGTCTTTTGAAAAGTCATCTCCTACTGGATTAACATCTGAAAGAACTTCTGATGCGCTCAATGTGGATAATGGTAACAGCAGGAGGCTCATTGTCCGGTTGCCAAACACTGTTCGAAGTCCTGCATGCAGCGGGAGTGGCGGGTCTGCGGAAGATGTTTCTGCAACCCTCGGTAAGGATTCTCCATTGATGCAAGTTGAGGAGCATTTAGGACATGACgggaaactaaaaggaaaaatgGGAACTTTTCAAAGGAATGGTGCTCTAAATGTGAATGGGGATACAAATCAGCCTAAAGATGGACTGCCCGTTTCTGAAGATGCCAACGTGTCATCTGTTGGTCTTAATTGTGACAAACAGAGTAGAGGTGCGGAATGCTCTGAGAAACTGACAGAAACACCTAAAGATACTCGTTCTCCTTCAAGGATTGCCGCTAAATCAGGAAAATCATACGAGGCTTTGTTCAGCTCCATGAATGCACTGGTTGATAGTTGTGTGAAGGTTTCTGAAGCAAATGTTACTGCATCTGTTGGGGATGATGTTGGAATGAATCTGCTTGCCAGTGTTGCAGCTGGAGAGATATCTAGATCTAATGTCTCACCTTCCGGCTCTTCTGGTAGAAAGTCTTCTTTACCCGAAGAGTCTTGTTCTGGCAATGGTATGAGATTGAGGCAAACTGATGAAGTTAGAGATGAAAGTGAAGATCACCACAAAGAATTGGCAAATGGTGATGCTATTATAGGCCATGCTAGGTCTAATAATTCAGATACGAAACCTGGTGCAAAATGCACTGATGTCCCTATGGGAAAAAAATTGTCAATGGACAGCAAAATAGCTTTGTTGGGCTGTGTAGAGAAGAATGTGGATTGTGATGCAGTATTAGATACTTGCAATGGCCCTGTACCAGTATCTCATGACAAGCCACCTGAACCAGTCCAAGAAAATGCTGCAGCTGtgctttctaaaaatgataagAAGGTAAATGCTGCTGGTAATGAATTTGACCAGTTTCAGGAGCCACGAAGTTCGACGCACACCAGGGCAAGAGATGTCAATTCCTTAAACTCGAAACTTGAAGGGGGAACTGATACTTCTCTTGAAACTCTTGAGGTAAATGAGGGACCTTTGCCACCTGATGATGCAACGACACATGCAAACATGGAGGTCAAAGCTAATGAAGAATCACCATCTTGCTCATCTTCTGGTAGGAGCGACGAAGATGAGAAAACTGTGAAGAAATTTTCTGGTAGGCTTGAAAAAACTGAAGATGCTGAATTACCATGTTTACCTGGTACAGTTGCAAGTAGGGACCCGGAAGCTGTAAAGGATGTTGAAAAGAATTTACAGAAAAAGCTGGGTGAGGACCAAAGGCTTGGTTTAAGCCCATCAACTCCTCACCATGCGAGTGAAACTTCTCaaaattcagaaaagaaagaTCTTAATAATTTTCATCGCAGTGGGTCTCCTGCTAAGACCACTGCACTACCTGTCCTGGACTCCAAGCAACCGATCAAGTCCAGTCGAGACAAGTCGGACGTTGCAGAAGAATTCATTTGCAGTCGTGATATTTCTAGTGCTCCTGCTTCTCTGTCAGATTCTACAGTGAAGTTGGACTTTGATCTAAATGAAGGTCTTCCTTTTGATGATGGGAGCTCTGGGGAGCTTATTAAATTGCCAGATGCTGGTAATATGTCATCAGTTACTTTGCCTTTCCCTTTACCAGTTCCCATTTCACTGGCTGAAGGTCGTCCTCCTTCAGTTACCGTTGCTTCTGCTGCTAAAGGTCCATTTGTCCCCCCAGAAAATCCATTGAGGTTAAAGGGCGAACTTGGTTGGAGAGGTTCTGCTGCTACCAGTGCATTTCGGCCAGCTGAACCTAGAAAGAACATGGACATGCCCCTTTGTACAGCTAATGTTCCTTTAGCTGGTAATTCGGCAAGTAAACAAAGTCGCCCTCGTTTGGACTTTGATTTGAATATTCCAGACCAGAGAGCAATGGAAGAAGTGGCCCCTAAAAAACCCGTACCAACTTGTTCAGAAACAAGGCAGAGTGGACATATCAGCAGTGGTCTTGATCTTGATTTGAACACATGTGATGATAGTCCTGAAATTGGCCACTTCTCAGTTAGCAGCTGTGGGACAGAAATGCCAAAGAGGCCTGGGGGGTCATCTTTATATGGTGCAGAGTCGAACACATCAAGGGACTTTGATCTGAACAATGGACCTGGTCCTGATGAAGGGGGCAGTGAAGCTGCACCACATGCTACAAACAGTATTTCCTTTTCTTCATCAGTTGCTTCTGTCAGAATGAATAACATGGAACTTGGGAGCTTTGCTTGGATTCCTCCTGGAGTCTCATATTCCCCCTTAGCAATGCCTCCTATTCTTCCCGGGAGAGGTGATCAGAACTTTCCCACTCACCCTTCAGCTAGTTCACAGAGAATTATGCTTCCGCCTGGAAACACTTCATTCTGTCCTGAACTTTATAGGGGTACGGTCCTGTCATCATCTCCTGCAGTTGGCTACAGTCCTAATATCCCATTTCAGTATCCTGGATTATTCCCATTTGAGACCAATTTCCCCTTATCATCTAATTCATATTCTGGGATTTCAACACCATTTGTGGATTCATCAACTGGTGGTCCACATAGCCTACCTGCTATTCCCTCACAGTTGATGAGACCTACAGGCATGGCGTCTACACATTACACCCGACCCTTCGTTATGAGCCTTCCTGGCAGTACTAGTATTGTTCCAGAAAGTAAAAGATGGGGTACTCAGGGTTTAGATCTAAATGCAGGGCCTGGAGGTACAGAACTGGACCGGAGAGACGAAAGGTTGCCTTCGGGAATGAGGCAGCTTCCTCTTAGTGCTTCACAAGCGTTACCAGATGAGCAGTTGAAGTTGTATCAACAAATGGCGGGAGGGATGGTTAAAAGAAAGGAGCCTGATGGGGGATTCGATGGAGATAGGATAAACTACAAGCATCCTCCATGGCAGTAG